From one Halodesulfovibrio sp. genomic stretch:
- a CDS encoding ATP-binding protein, with protein sequence MEIADLSKERSTIIIAIVTLITIGLSLIVSTGQTLRQQEEARLQHLQLTARSVLQSVDISLRTGILTQNGQVAGLPSTAKFFRELQKSGEVMFVGLLDEKGGQILSSLEGGAANSILFPQQAIPTMVQTGTWNGIAKFGKHRVYVYAKHSKGLDVHSLEPDVPSKNTFLVVGLDMTKHFAVYKGFKQNALFQAAYILVAAIFTWALAMALLKRRELAGKALQLERFQARLLDNLPDGLLIVSPDNVIRAANPAAHDVFKAKGSGLAGLSVSALPEDLANCFKNLPEDSNANWEQVTVQGTHLEILSVPLKEHKEAGSRLVLVRDRTRFRELEKSLQDAEKMAALGTIAAGMAHEIRNPLSALRGFAQYFAKKFKGSEPDETYAQTMITEADRLNRVITDLLYLSRPRAVQKEEVDLIELAEGISNLLRFDLEGKNVQFEVSLESPYVQADADLLKQTLINLMLNSLDALDASDIESKHIHIASAYGEDGVWIFVRDNGPGMKKQQIDQAFEPFFTTKSKGTGLGLALVHKTMMEHEGKALIESNAGRGCTIALFFPDVEDEEQYVI encoded by the coding sequence ATGGAAATTGCTGATTTAAGTAAAGAGCGAAGCACGATTATTATTGCGATTGTAACATTGATTACCATCGGGCTTTCGCTCATTGTTTCAACAGGACAAACATTACGGCAGCAGGAAGAGGCGCGGTTACAGCACCTTCAGCTTACAGCGCGTTCTGTGCTCCAATCTGTTGATATTTCGTTGCGCACTGGTATCTTGACACAAAATGGGCAAGTAGCTGGTTTGCCAAGCACTGCTAAGTTCTTCCGCGAGCTTCAAAAAAGCGGAGAAGTAATGTTTGTAGGTCTGCTTGATGAAAAAGGCGGACAAATCCTTTCATCGCTTGAAGGCGGAGCAGCAAATAGTATCCTTTTTCCACAACAAGCAATTCCGACAATGGTGCAGACTGGCACATGGAATGGGATTGCTAAATTCGGAAAACACCGTGTGTATGTTTATGCAAAGCATAGCAAAGGGTTAGATGTACATTCGCTTGAGCCTGATGTGCCTTCTAAAAATACATTTCTTGTAGTTGGTCTGGATATGACCAAGCACTTTGCAGTGTACAAAGGGTTTAAGCAAAACGCTTTGTTTCAGGCTGCTTATATTCTCGTAGCTGCGATTTTTACATGGGCGCTTGCTATGGCTCTGCTTAAACGACGCGAGCTTGCTGGCAAAGCGTTGCAGCTTGAGCGTTTTCAGGCTCGCTTGCTGGATAATCTGCCGGACGGACTTCTAATTGTCAGTCCAGATAACGTAATTAGAGCAGCAAACCCTGCGGCACATGATGTGTTTAAAGCAAAAGGTAGCGGACTCGCCGGATTATCTGTTTCCGCGTTGCCGGAAGATTTAGCCAACTGCTTCAAAAATTTGCCGGAAGATTCCAATGCTAACTGGGAGCAGGTCACTGTTCAGGGAACGCATCTGGAGATTCTTTCTGTACCACTTAAAGAACATAAAGAAGCAGGGTCGCGCCTTGTACTTGTTCGTGATCGAACACGATTCCGTGAGTTGGAAAAAAGTCTACAAGATGCCGAAAAAATGGCTGCGCTGGGTACAATTGCAGCGGGCATGGCGCATGAAATTCGAAATCCACTGAGTGCGCTGCGTGGGTTTGCTCAATATTTTGCGAAAAAATTTAAAGGCAGCGAACCGGATGAAACGTACGCGCAAACAATGATTACGGAAGCTGACAGGCTGAACCGAGTTATCACTGATTTGTTGTATCTTTCTCGCCCTCGTGCTGTGCAAAAAGAAGAAGTTGATCTTATCGAACTTGCTGAAGGTATCAGCAACTTGCTGCGGTTCGATTTGGAAGGCAAAAACGTACAGTTTGAGGTAAGCCTAGAATCTCCGTATGTGCAGGCGGATGCTGATTTATTGAAGCAGACACTTATTAATTTAATGTTAAATAGTCTGGATGCGCTGGATGCCTCGGACATTGAGAGCAAGCATATTCATATTGCGTCTGCATATGGTGAAGACGGTGTATGGATTTTTGTTCGGGACAATGGTCCAGGTATGAAAAAGCAGCAGATAGATCAGGCGTTTGAGCCGTTTTTCACCACGAAGTCAAAAGGCACTGGTCTTGGGCTTGCGCTGGTACATAAAACAATGATGGAGCACGAAGGTAAGGCATTAATTGAATCAAATGCCGGACGCGGTTGCACCATTGCACTCTTTTTCCCCGACGTGGAAGATGAGGAACAGTATGTCATATAA